One Microtus pennsylvanicus isolate mMicPen1 chromosome 10, mMicPen1.hap1, whole genome shotgun sequence genomic window, TCCTCGTCGGCGTTTCTCTTTGTGGAGCACAAATCTACAGCTAATAATGTTAACCCCAACTCCTGCAATGGCTGCTGCCACCTCTACATTCTGAGATCTCTCTTTGAAATGCTCCTCCAAAGAGGGCTTTGCCTTTattttccccctttggttttGTGGTCTTCTTGCTGGCTGCCTTCCGTTCAGACCGCTGTCTCCCATTTTCCTGGTTCTACATGATGGGAGTCCCTGAAAGTATTCAGAAGAGAGTGTGGGGCTGAGGTCAAAGCCACAGTGAGGGGACAGCCGTGTTGCCTCCTGGCTTTCCTGTCTGCCCCTGTTGAGTGCTGGCTCTCTAGAGGGTGGAGGAAGGCAAGGATCAGACGGATGATTCTTGAGCTCCAGGGAGAAATCTTCATGGCAGAGGAAGCAGCTCTGGAGACACACGAGGACCAAGGAGGCACAATTGTCCTtcctgctgaggaaggagaagggcCCCTGTGATAGCACAGTGTGTCTATCATCCTGAAGAGACATGGAGCTGGGGGAGATGGGACTCTGTGATTACACACAATGACATAACCAGACATGCATCTCAGAGCAATCACCAGGACAGGTGGGACACAGAAAGTCTTACACAGCCAAGCTGCAGTCTCAGTGTGTACCTTTGAGGACTCTGCCCTCCCCCAGCCTTAGGCTAGTGTCAGGTTACTTTGTCCGTGAGCGTGAACCTTGCAAAAAGGCAGGAAATCGAGGCTCAGAGGTGAGCAGAGATAGGATTTGAGCTCAATATTTACTGGGACAAGAGTAAGGCAGGGAGTTCCCTGCAGGTGGGATGCTCAGCCCCACCACATCGTCCCTGCAGGTTCCGACAGCTGCTGGCTGAGAGGGAGCCCGAGGTGCAGGAGGTGGCGCGGCTTTTCCGCTCCGTGCTGCAGGAGGCCCTGGAGAAGtcgaagcaggaggaggaagcccATAAACTGACGCGTCAGTGGAGTTTGAGGCCTCGCGGCAGCCTATCATCCTCCTTTAAAAGCCGTGCACGCATCGCCCCCTTCGCCAGTGACATCAGGACCATCTCCGAGGACGTGGAGCGCGATGCGCCACCCCCGCCACGTACCTGGAGCATGCCGGAGTTCAGGGCGCCCCAGGCCGACTGACCTCCGTGGGCAGGCACCTGCTGGAGGGAATGACAGGCCGGTGACCAGGTTGCCGGTACTGGAACTTCCCCACCTATCCCGAAGACCCACCAAGCAGCACTGCTGACCACCGAGCCGCCTACTCCACGGAGCACAACTGCTTGGCTACAGGGAGGAGTCAGGACTTGAGCCCTATTCCTCCCCAATAAGGTCTCCAGGTCCCAGGCTGATGCAGGCACAAGGCCTGGCATCGTCTCCTTCTCATCTCCTACCACTGTCTAGAACAGGGGACAAGCGTCTGCCTCCTCCTCATCCCAATTCCGGGATGCCCTATTCACCCCCATCCGTTCAGGGCATGTTTTCTGACGACCAGATGACACTCACTGCAGGGTAGCCACAGTCTCGTAGTCCAGGACAGCTGGTGGGGACCACAGAGACTGTTCAACTCACTCTTGAGCTAGACTCCCAAGGGTCTCACTGCTTTTGCCTTAACCTGGTCCCTCTAGTGTGGAACTGATCCTGCCTCTGAGGACCAATGGCTACATCTCCAGCCGCTGTATGTAGTCTTACCTATTCCTTACCACCACACGGGCCAGGTTGGGGTCAAGGCTGCTCTCCAGGAAAAGTAGTTAGGAATAGTTAGGATGATCACGACCCCCACGGTGTCATCGTGTGGAGTGTGGCCAATTCAGTTAGGGCTTGGAAGCCTCCAGACCCTGCTGCTAGAGCTGAGGCCTCTGCTCACACCTGCCCTCCAGTTTTCCTAGGAAGTGAGGTCACCTCCAGTGTCTGAGCGACCAGTCCCATGTAGTGTCCCACAGCTTCATGCTCTAACTGGCGCACGTGTGGGAGGCCTGTGAAAAATCTGGAAGGTGAGGTGCCCCCACACACTCTGGGCTAGAAGTGGGGTTCAGGGTAGTGGGTGAGCCAAGTGTCTGTCTCCAATTCCCAGTGCATGTGCAGAAAACACAAGTGAACCTTATAATAGTGCAAATAAAATGCCAGGGGAGGGAAAAAGCACCAGAGAATGCATGTAGTCCCAGGCTCAGTGGgatgtctccgtgtgtgtgtgtgtctgtgtgtgtgcgtatgtgtgtgtctccccttccttctccttctctcttctcctcttcctcccttcctctccactcctccctcctcttcctctcttccttcaagACAGGATCCGACTATTCTGACTGGCTGGTCAAGCGgttcttctgcttcagcctcttgagtgttgagGCCACAGAATGGACACTCCTTTTAGGGATCTGGTTTTAGGTGACTTCCCTGGAATCGGGATTGAGAGTGACAGGGTGACGCCTTTCATCCACCGTTGTCAGGATGAAGGAGCCGACTGACTCATTAGTGTAACCCCTTCTAAATAAAAACACCTTGAACGTACGTTCACTAGAAGATACTGAAAAGTTCATTCCGCTGCCAAGCTTGGGATGGAGACCCAAAGGGACCTGTGTTGTGTGATGGGAGCTCACTTTGATTCCGTGGGTTTGTGGATGCTTCAGCTGTGACACCCAGAACTGAAAAGACTTTGAAAGAAGTCTACAGTTGGGAGGAAATGCTGAGGGAGATGGAGCTCACTGGGCACCCTGGCTGAAGCCCTCactgtgagggagggagggagggagggagggagggagggagggagggagggagggagggagggagggaaggagggagggagggagggagggaaggagggagggagagaaggaggttCAGAGGCACCCTTGGAGGAAGACTGATTTCTTCTTCCAGGTCTCACCGAAGGAAAGGAAAGCCTGAGGTGGTGAACTTGCTTTTGAATGACAGGCAGGGCAGCCCACGGCCCtgtcagcctcctcagtgctgttCTGCTTTGTCCTGTTTCAGCTGTGACATGCAAGCCCGCAAGGGTTCCGCAGCCAGCTCTCTGCACCCAGGCTGTTGAAGGGCCTGGTGGCTCTCGCTGCCATTTTTACCTAAACTCGGGAACAGCAAACAAAAATGTCTGACAAGCAactggtggtgggggtgggaggtggattCCCTCTGCAGCCTTTGCCTGCTACgctggggctggagctgcagTACCTGATAACTGCGCTTGATTTGTGGGGCGTTTTATTTGTTATGAAAACTTCCAAGTACTAGAAAGTAAAGGGAGCTTGAAtagttattaatattaataactaAGATTTCAATCAGTTATCTGGGCAGACACTTTAATATGAATCTCAGTTATATTTCTGCACTCTGGAATACTTCAGTGTGCTCTGTAAAGAGAAGATCCCAGAAGATGGGGTAAGAAAAGAATGACTGGGAATGTGGCATATGCTTTTGtctgagcactcgggaggcagaggcaggcggatctctgagttccagggcagcctggtctacagggcgagttccaggacagccagggatacacagaaaaacacccttgaaaaatattatgtattatatgtgtgtgtgtaaaacattgCTGTTCTAACTGCTAATAACATTAACACTAACTCTTTCACATTATCTAATAACGAGCCCGCACTGAAATTACCTAGATAGACTTCCTCCAACATACGACTCCTGCGGTTTGTTTCTAAGAACTAGGGTCCATAAAATCTCTCACATCGACAGAAAGTTATGATTGATTTTCACTCAGTAGTAGTGCTCTGGACTCCTACAATGGAGTGTTGTTTGTGGAGCACCCTGGTGATGAAGAGCTAATAAACAGTGACCCTGAGAGTCTCTAAAGATGCTCTCTGCTCAGATCGTCATAGTGGCTGTTTGGGAAAAATTCCTCAACACAGCCAAGATTCTCTCTAATTCTCTGAAATAATGTCCGCAACAGTACCAAAAATACAGCGGTTTGGATGTGGGTGCTCTCCTGAGGGTCTGACTTAAGGCGTGGTCAGCAGCTGGGGGTGTGGCCAGGAAAGATGCTCTAGGGCACCTCCCTTCCTCAGGGTAGTCTGTGGACTGAACCATCACTGATGGCATAATGTGGGGTATGAGGCCTTGCTGGAGGACGGGGGTCACTGGGCTCTGTCCCTGGCCTCTTcacctgcccttccctccactTTCTCAGATCCAGGATGCCCTTCCGCCTAATGCTCCGCTTCACCACAGGCCCAGGTCAGTGAGGCAGAGCGAGCGTGAAACTTCCAAAGCTGTGAGCCGAGTCCTTCCTCCTCCATGTTTCCGGGGTAAAATGTCCTGGGATGGGAGAGCAAGCACCACACTTAATCTGCTTTGTGTTCGAAGCCGCTCCTTGCCACACCCATTTGCGGTGTGTCTCTGAGCTTGCAAATAGCAACGAAAAaccatttcctctttcttctcattAGAGACAGAACTAAAATCCATTAAATAATTGAGGGGAAATAGCTATAACCATAACTGTAAAGGCaggtaatgaaaagaaaaaggattttattttattgccgGGTTAATGAGAAAATCCAAGGCTCAACCATGGTAGGCAAGCATTCCACAGCATCTTCTCTGTGGCCGATGTCCATGTCAGATGCCCTCGTTCTAAAGTTTGCCACGTTAGAAAGCATTCAACCAGTAACCAGCAAAGCATGCTGCTTCAAAGTTTATCCGATAAACCAGCTTTTAGACAATCATCTGCACGTGTTTCTAGTGCAAGCGCACATATACATGTGTCTGGAAATTAGCTCCTGCTGCTTTCTGCGTTGTCATGTGTATTATATTAAATCAACACCGTGAGATCTAAAGGTGCTAACCGAAAAATAGAAATGCTTGCTAAAACTTTTCTCCACCATAGctaaaagaaaactaataaatactttttagaGTTTTATAAATATTCCTGAGTTTGTCTATTCTTGAGAAAAGTGTTCACAAGTCCAGAGAGGCTGCATTTTTCTAGCATGTTCCATCATGTTGTCCAGCTCAAGTCCAGTCGTGGTTCCTTTGCTGAAACACAGTCCTTACTCCCTAAGCCTGATTTCCTTGTCCTGGCTAGAATTTGGCTGGGGAGGTGAGAGGTCTGGACACAGtggacaggaaggaggaagacatTCCAGGAACCAGCTCTGAACTGGGACCTATGCTGCTGGCAAGAGGCTATTCTGGTCCCTACTGGGGCCAGACACATCTGCTGGACTCACACTAAATGGTTTCAGACCAGGACAAAAGCAGTCACAAGCAGCAGGTAAGCAGACCTGACCAACAAAGCTGCCAAAGGAGTTGGGGAACTACATCTTTTCTCCAAGGAAGCCATCGGTGACTCTGCTACGGACAGAGGGCTGTCTGTCATAGAGAAAATTTTCTGAGTGGTCCTTATGGTTCACATAGCATCTCAGTGTCATCTCAGGAACTGACAGGTGCTGTGTGCTGGCCTGGGACTGGGGATCAGCACTGGGACCAGGCTCCTCCGCCTGCTGCACCGCTGTCTGAAGCACAGTCCCTCAGAAGAACAGCCCAAGTATCCCTGTCACTGCGCTGATCATGCAGAAATGTGTATGCCCTTACTCCCTGGCTCTCCTTCCATCAACACTCTactgcctcctgtgtgtgtgagtctcaGGTGCCGGAGTCTTTTATGCCTGTGTTTCTTCCGAACCCAGAGTAAGCACTTTACACATACAGGATGAGCATCTGGATCTCAACATAGAGTtttcagaggcagagggaggagcatGAGGCATTTTTGATGTGTTTCTACTGCTCATCAGATTGTTAGTTCTCAGAGATAACGGTCCATGTCTGATTTCAGTTTACATCTCCCAAGCGATGGCTGGCACATGGTAGAAAGTGAACAGactttttatttcacttattgTGCTGGGTAGCTTTACGTCACtcgacacaagctggagtcatctgaaaggagggaacctcagttgagaagaaACCTCCATGAGATCTGGCTGTAGCACAATTTcttagtggttgatgtgggagggcccagtccttTGTGGGTGgagtcatccctgggctggtggtcctgagttctatagaaaagcaggctgaataagccacggggagcaagccagtaagcagcaccccttcatgggctctgcagcagctcctgcctccaggttcctgccctgtttgagttcctgtcctgaccccTTTGAGATGAAGGAGGTGGAAGTTGACttaaccccttcctccccaagttgctttggtcatggtgtccatCATCGCAATAGTCGCCCGAACTAAGACACTTTCAAACATTTATTGAACAGTTCTGTATAGAGTATCCACCTGGGAGCTGGGTCGAGGTAGGACTACGTGAGGGGTTCTCCTCGATGAGATAAAGCTAAGTGTTTGATTATCTGAGTCGCTCAAACAgctctgggaggaggtgggattTCCCGAGAACAAAATgacaggtgtgcgtgtgtgtgtgtgtgtgagtgtgtgtgtatgcgtctCAGTGAGTCTGGGTTGCTGTACTCATTTTGAGAGTGCCTTTCCTTGCCCACTGTTGCGCTTGAGGTAGATGCATCTACTTGGCAGGGGGCCCTTtggaaagaggcagaggcacCCGCACTATAGTTCTGCATGGTGTAGTGATCAGTCAACGCTGGACTGTATACACAGCAGTGGAAACATTCCTAGCTGCAGTACATCTGAGCACAACGCATTGCTTGCGTGCCAAGTGGCATGGGGGCAGTGCTGTTGACAACAGT contains:
- the Rd3 gene encoding protein RD3 isoform X1, producing the protein MSLIPWFRWNDTPSRLSARSPAEMVLETLMMELAGQMREVERQQRERRNAVRKICTGVDYSWLASAPRPTYDLSPAERLQLEDVCAKIHPSYCGPAILRFRQLLAEREPEVQEVARLFRSVLQEALEKSKQEEEAHKLTRQWSLRPRGSLSSSFKSRARIAPFASDIRTISEDVERDAPPPPRTWSMPEFRAPQAD